In Mytilus edulis chromosome 7, xbMytEdul2.2, whole genome shotgun sequence, a single genomic region encodes these proteins:
- the LOC139482937 gene encoding uncharacterized protein, translated as MRDNGSVCYRREYYKKKDQTGCWLFGWWRCSKYKSVSRSRYACCSGWVYESTGCNYAVCAGRTNLNGACHRSYSDDKIIYRGGRTQNYGGGTCTQPNNCENCNQGFYNDNRGYCSICPSIKHCNYRSCTSVSDNHCEYCEGEIQDKLYWRAYTRHKDKHGSDDSFMKNCIQACSWRKNSSRCYPGTCISEIASSCNCTEGFGGKHCQTITKDSDIKFALAKFLTANPTDDPVETPEDPNDPIPRETKWTNQVTINHAVLNVTAIFRVNNSAYPPSETGREHFVTGFKYGINNGVLKLTLERDGNITIPPIARGCRVNKELPTPDDYLCRESNVPFNEWNEHLPFQHEDMVTFTLQITNGGYLFYIDRDAYPDNPETAPRIREDYIGRTVTRDFVVQWDLVPPYHQCVENNGLKCATSPVFTQEVTNKVYVFDRNRSEGFVC; from the exons ATGCGTGATAA TGGAAGTGTGTGCTACCGTAGAGAATATTACAAGAAAAAGGATCAAACTGGCTGTTGGCTATTTGGATGGTGGAGGTGTTCAAAATATAA ATCAGTATCAAGATCCCGATATGCATGCTGCTCAGGATGGGTTTATGAGTCAACCGGTTGCAATTATG CTGTTTGCGCTGGAAGAACAAATCTAAATGGTGCTTGCCACAGAAGTTACAGTGACGATAAGATTATCTATCGTGGCGGTAGAACACAAAATTATGGCGGTGGAACTTGTACACAGCCAAACAATTGTGAAAACTGCAACCAAGGATTCTATAATGATAACAGGGGATATTGTTCGA TTTGTCCTAGTATAAAACACTGCAACTACAGAAGTTGTACATCTGTGTCAGACAATCACTGTGAGTATTGTGAAGGGGAGATACAAGACAAACTGTATTGGAGGGCCTATACAAGACATAAGGACAAACATGGCAGTGATGATTCTTTCATGAAGAATTGTATAC AGGCTTGTTCATGGCGAAAGAACAGTAGCCGTTGCTACCCGGGTACTTGTATTAGTGAAATTGCTTCTTCTTGCAATTGTACCGAAGGATTTGGCGGAAAACACTGTCAGACAA taACCAAGGATTCAGATATCAAATTTGCTCTGGCAAAGTTTTTAACTGCCAATCCTACAGATGACCCTGTAGAAACACCTGAAGACCCTAATGACCCTATACCACGTGAGACAAAATGGACGAACCAGGTTACAATCAATCATGCTGTGTTAAACGTAACAGCAATTTTCAGAGTGAACAATAGTGCATATCCCCCAAGTGAGACAGGCAGAGAACACTTTGTAACTGGATTTAAATATGGAATAAACAATGGTGTATTGAAACTAACTTTGGAAAGAG ATGGAAATATTACAATTCCTCCAATAGCTCGTGGTTGTCGAGTAAATAAAGAACTACCGACACCAGACGATTATCTTTGCCGGGAGTCAAATGTCCCATTTAATGAATGGAATGAACACTTGCCATTTCAACATGAAGATAT GGTTACGTTCACGCTGCAAATAACAAATGGCggatatttgttttacatagaCAGAGATGCGTACCCGGATAATCCCGAGACTGCGCCTCGCATCAGAGAGGATTACATCGGAAGGACTGTTACCAGAGATTTTGTAGTACAATGGGATCTTGTTCCACCTTATCACCAATGTGTTGAAAATAACGGTTTGAAATGTGCAACCTCACCTGTTTTCACCCAGGAAGTAACAAACAAGGTATATGTATTTGACAGAAACCGGTCAGAAGGTTTTGTATGTTAG